Genomic DNA from Thermodesulfobacteriota bacterium:
CCGAGGTCCTAAGAGAAGTTAAAGAGGGAGACGAAGTTGATTCATTCCCTATTACCCCGAAAAAATTAGGGGAGTTACTCAACCTCATTGAAAACGGAACAATTAGTGGAAAGATTGCCAAAGAAGTTTTTGAAGAAATGCTATCTAGCGGAAAACACGCAACACAGATAGTCGAAGAAAAAGGTATGACTCAAATCTCAGATCAGTCAGAGCTTGAGAATATTGTCACTGCGATTCTTGACGCTCATCCCGATGAAATAGAAAGATATAAAGCTGGTGATCAAAAGCTCATGGGATTTTTCGTAGGCCAGGCGATGAAAGAGACAAAAGGAAAAGCAAACCCAAAGGTTATAAACGAACTTCTTAGAAAAGCATTATCAGAATAGAAACTCAGATAACAAGCAGGCCGCGAGGCTTGGTTTGACATAACGGGAAATAGAATGTATTTTCCCATCGCAATTTATGAAGAAAGCACTCCTCGTACTAGAAGATGGCAGCGTTTTTGAGGGTTACGGCTTCGGAGCCCAAGGAGAGGTGTTTGGAGAAGTAGTTTTTAATACCTCAATGACAGGCTATCAGGAAATTCTGACAGATCCATCCTATAATGGCCAAATTGTTACTATGACCTATCCCCAGATCGGAAACTATGGGGTAAATGAAGAAGATGTTGAATCACGCAGGCCCTTTCTTAAAGGTTTTGTGGTAAAAGAGTACTGGCGGACTCCCAGCAACTGGCGCTCACAGGGAGATTTAGAATCATATTTAGATAATTACGGCATTGTTGGGATTGAAGGGATTGATACAAGGGCGCTTACTAAACTAATTAGATCCAAGGGCGCTCAGAAAGCAGTAATCTCGACTGAAGATTTAGATTCAAAGAGCCTTCTTAAAAAAGTACATCAATCAGATGGGATAGTAGGTATAGACCTTGTGACTGAGGTGAGCTGTGAAGATCCATATAAATGGGACGAAGGACCTTTTAAATGGGAAGATGATCTGAGCGAAGTTGCTGATCCAAAATTTAAAGTTGTTGCTTATGATTTTGGCATAAAACAAAACATACTTAGAAAACTAACCGAGCATGGATGCGATGTTACAGTTGTTCCTTCCAGAACTCCGCCGAATGAAATACTTGCTTTAGAACCTGATGGAATATTTTTGTCCAACGGCCCGGGTGACCCTTCTGCTGTTGCATACGCTGTAGAAAGCGTAAGAACTCTGGTTGGCAAAAAGCCGATATTCGGCATATGCCTTGGGCATCAGATACTAAGCCTGGCCATGGGAGCAAAAACCTATAAGCTTAAGTTTGGCCATAGGGGAGCAAATCAACCCGTAAAACAGTTAAGTTCGGGAAAAGTAGAGATCACATCTCAAAACCATGGTTTTGCTGTTGATACACAAACTATTAGTGACGATGTAGAAGTCACGCATATAAACCTAAATGACGACACCATTGAAGGCATTAAACACAAAAAGCATCCTGCCTTTTCAGTACAATACCACCCTGAAGCCTCACCAGGACCGCATGATGCGTCCTATCTATTTGAAGAATTTATAAAACTTATGAAGGGAGATAGTTAAAACTAGGCAGCTCTTTGGCCAAGTATATCTTGAGCCAGCTTCTCAGCCTGATCTATCCCGTCAACAGTCTCACCGAGTATTAAGTTGTATGCCTCTTGACCAATCTCAAGAGTAATATCGTAGCTCTTTCTGTTTTTGGTTTCATACTCTGCCAGCGGAGAGATGATGTTATCTAGGTATCTGTAAAAAGCATCCATTGTCCTTCTTCTAACTCTTCCGTATCCCTTAACCATTTGGGCGCTCTTGGCAATTTGGGCAGCGAGTTTGTTATCATAAGACGAATACTTGATAAGAGACTCAGTATAGCGCTTAATCAGCCTATGTTCTTTTTTATATCTCCAAGAGTACGGCCTCATAAATTTGATCTTGGTCAGCATGAGCATCCTAAGATATCCAAAGAAAGAGTTGGTTACCGGCGTCTGTCCCATTGTTAAAGGCTTTTTTCTTCTCCAAATCTTTTTAAAGAGTCCTGTCCTGGTAAAGCTAAGAACAGGCGCCACCAAAACGTTTGGCAATAGGCCATAAATCTCCTCAGCATCAGGTTTTAGATAGTCAACCACATGAAAGACCTGATCCTCTTTGACCCTCATTTCCTCTCGTATGCGTTTAAACCTATCTGACTTAATTTTTAACTCGGCAACTCTTATACCATCCTCATAACTCATTAAAAGCGCTAGATTCTTGGCATAAGCTTCTGTCAGAACATAGTTTGTGCCCTTAGTGTTCTGATCTATAACATATATATTATTTACCTCGCTTAAATATTTGTCTGCATAGCCCAAGTCCTGATAATCCATAAGCCGATAAACAGATTCTGCAAGAATTTGCCTTAACTGCGCTGGGTAATCGGATTCAATATTTTTGATACGTGCTAGATATGCTTTCTTTTCTTCGCTTAAAAGTTTCGATGATCTTTCTTCCACAAACTCATCCCACTTGGTAGAGTCTGTAAAATTACCATTATTGTTGTTGTGGGCATAGTTCCATCCGACTTCAAATGCTTTTAAACTTGCATTGGTAGCCACGCCTACCATCTCAATTGCCTTGATAAATGATTTTTTATCAATTGGTACAGCTCCCGACTCACAAAGAGCGCCCAATAATATTCCATTTACAGCCAGTTCATCCATACCGTTTGCTTTTGAGAGTTCAAGAGCATTTAGCTCTATCATTCTGGTGGAAAAAGCGTTTGCAAGTTTC
This window encodes:
- the carA gene encoding glutamine-hydrolyzing carbamoyl-phosphate synthase small subunit → MKKALLVLEDGSVFEGYGFGAQGEVFGEVVFNTSMTGYQEILTDPSYNGQIVTMTYPQIGNYGVNEEDVESRRPFLKGFVVKEYWRTPSNWRSQGDLESYLDNYGIVGIEGIDTRALTKLIRSKGAQKAVISTEDLDSKSLLKKVHQSDGIVGIDLVTEVSCEDPYKWDEGPFKWEDDLSEVADPKFKVVAYDFGIKQNILRKLTEHGCDVTVVPSRTPPNEILALEPDGIFLSNGPGDPSAVAYAVESVRTLVGKKPIFGICLGHQILSLAMGAKTYKLKFGHRGANQPVKQLSSGKVEITSQNHGFAVDTQTISDDVEVTHINLNDDTIEGIKHKKHPAFSVQYHPEASPGPHDASYLFEEFIKLMKGDS
- a CDS encoding indolepyruvate oxidoreductase subunit beta family protein — protein: MNKKSDLIKVLIPAVGGQGGGVLTEWVVQAFFLEDYDAQGISLPGLSQRGGSTVYYLEAHPKPKTEEKPLIFAQFPVPGEVDIILAQEFLELGRALELGYGSDKTTIVTSTHRIYSTLEKMPIGSGIYSDENLRKLANAFSTRMIELNALELSKANGMDELAVNGILLGALCESGAVPIDKKSFIKAIEMVGVATNASLKAFEVGWNYAHNNNNGNFTDSTKWDEFVEERSSKLLSEEKKAYLARIKNIESDYPAQLRQILAESVYRLMDYQDLGYADKYLSEVNNIYVIDQNTKGTNYVLTEAYAKNLALLMSYEDGIRVAELKIKSDRFKRIREEMRVKEDQVFHVVDYLKPDAEEIYGLLPNVLVAPVLSFTRTGLFKKIWRRKKPLTMGQTPVTNSFFGYLRMLMLTKIKFMRPYSWRYKKEHRLIKRYTESLIKYSSYDNKLAAQIAKSAQMVKGYGRVRRRTMDAFYRYLDNIISPLAEYETKNRKSYDITLEIGQEAYNLILGETVDGIDQAEKLAQDILGQRAA